The following coding sequences are from one Pseudomonas mendocina window:
- a CDS encoding urease subunit beta codes for MIPGEYQIADGEIELNAGRRTLTLSVANSGDRPIQVGSHYHFFETNDALLFDRASTRGMRLNIPAGTAVRFEPGQSREVELVDLAGARRVFGFAGRVMGDL; via the coding sequence ATGATTCCCGGCGAATACCAGATTGCCGACGGCGAGATCGAGCTCAATGCCGGTCGCCGTACCCTGACCCTTTCCGTGGCCAACAGCGGCGACCGACCGATTCAGGTCGGCTCGCACTACCACTTCTTCGAAACCAATGACGCCCTGCTGTTCGACCGCGCCAGCACCCGTGGCATGCGCCTGAATATCCCGGCCGGCACCGCCGTGCGTTTCGAGCCGGGGCAGAGCCGTGAGGTCGAACTGGTCGATCTGGCCGGCGCACGCCGCGTATTCGGCTTCGCCGGCCGGGTGATGGGCGATCTATAG
- the ureC gene encoding urease subunit alpha, with protein sequence MKISRQAYADMFGPTVGDKVRLADTDLWIEVEKDFTTYGEEVKFGGGKVIRDGMGQGQLCAADVVDTLITNALIIDHWGIVKADVGLKDGRIAAIGKAGNPDIQPDVTIAIGAGTEVIAGEGMILTAGGIDTHIHFICPQQIEEALMSGVTTMIGGGTGPATGTNATTCTSGPWHMARMLQAADAFPMNLGFTGKGNASLPEPLIEQVKAGAIGLKLHEDWGTTPAAIDNCLSVADEYDVQVAIHTDTLNESGFVETTLGAFKGRTIHTYHTEGAGGGHAPDIIKACGFPNVLPSSTNPTRPFTRNTIDEHLDMLMVCHHLDPSIAEDVAFAESRIRRETIAAEDILHDLGAFSMISSDSQAMGRVGEVITRTWQTADKMKKQRGALPEDAPGNDNFRAKRYIAKYTINPAITHGISHEVGSIEVGKWADLVLWRPAFFGVKPTLILKGGAIAASLMGDANASIPTPQPVHYRPMFASYAGSRHATSITFISQAAFDAGVPEQLGLKKKIGVVKGCREVQKTDLIHNGYLPDIEVDPQNYQVKADGQLLWCEPAEVLPMAQRYFLF encoded by the coding sequence ATGAAGATTTCCCGCCAAGCCTACGCCGACATGTTCGGCCCCACCGTCGGCGACAAGGTGCGCCTGGCCGATACCGACCTGTGGATCGAAGTCGAAAAGGACTTCACCACCTACGGCGAAGAAGTGAAATTCGGCGGCGGCAAGGTGATCCGCGACGGCATGGGCCAGGGCCAACTGTGCGCCGCCGACGTGGTCGACACGCTGATCACCAACGCGCTGATCATCGACCACTGGGGCATCGTCAAGGCTGACGTCGGCCTCAAGGACGGTCGTATCGCCGCCATCGGCAAGGCCGGCAACCCGGATATCCAGCCGGACGTGACCATCGCCATCGGCGCGGGCACCGAGGTGATCGCCGGTGAAGGCATGATCCTCACCGCGGGCGGCATCGACACCCACATCCACTTCATCTGCCCGCAGCAGATCGAAGAAGCGTTGATGAGCGGCGTCACCACCATGATCGGCGGCGGCACCGGCCCGGCCACCGGCACCAACGCCACCACCTGCACCTCCGGGCCGTGGCACATGGCGCGCATGCTCCAGGCCGCCGACGCCTTCCCGATGAACCTGGGCTTCACCGGCAAGGGCAACGCCTCGCTGCCGGAGCCGTTGATCGAGCAGGTCAAGGCCGGCGCCATCGGCCTGAAGCTGCACGAGGACTGGGGCACCACCCCGGCGGCCATCGACAACTGCCTGTCGGTCGCCGATGAATACGACGTGCAGGTGGCGATCCACACCGACACGCTGAACGAGTCCGGCTTTGTCGAGACCACCCTCGGCGCGTTCAAGGGCCGCACCATCCACACCTATCACACCGAGGGTGCTGGCGGCGGCCACGCCCCGGACATCATCAAGGCCTGCGGCTTCCCCAATGTGCTGCCGTCCTCGACCAACCCGACACGCCCGTTCACCCGCAATACCATCGACGAGCATCTGGACATGCTCATGGTCTGCCACCACCTCGACCCGAGCATCGCTGAGGACGTGGCCTTTGCCGAGAGCCGCATCCGCCGCGAAACGATTGCGGCTGAGGACATCCTCCACGACCTCGGCGCATTCTCCATGATCAGTTCCGACAGCCAGGCCATGGGCCGTGTCGGCGAGGTCATCACACGCACCTGGCAGACCGCCGACAAGATGAAGAAGCAGCGCGGCGCCCTGCCCGAGGACGCCCCCGGCAACGACAACTTCCGCGCCAAGCGCTACATCGCCAAATACACCATCAACCCGGCCATCACCCACGGCATCAGCCATGAAGTGGGCTCCATCGAAGTGGGCAAGTGGGCCGATCTGGTGTTGTGGCGCCCGGCTTTCTTCGGCGTCAAGCCGACGCTGATCCTAAAAGGCGGGGCGATTGCCGCCAGCCTGATGGGCGACGCCAACGCCTCGATCCCAACGCCGCAACCGGTGCACTACCGGCCGATGTTCGCCAGCTACGCCGGCAGCCGTCATGCCACCAGCATCACCTTTATCAGCCAGGCGGCGTTCGACGCAGGCGTGCCCGAGCAGCTTGGGCTGAAGAAGAAGATCGGTGTGGTCAAAGGCTGCCGCGAGGTGCAGAAGACCGACCTGATCCACAACGGCTACCTGCCGGATATCGAGGTCGACCCGCAGAACTACCAGGTCAAGGCCGACGGCCAGCTGCTCTGGTGCGAGCCGGCCGAAGTGCTGCCGATGGCGCAGCGGTATTTCCTGTTCTGA
- a CDS encoding hemerythrin domain-containing protein: protein MTIFEALRISHDIQRDLAQKLVATRGDSAERHALFSQLKQELAVHSVAEERHFYITLMQQDAGVDLSRHAIAEHHEMDEMIEDLEETDPSSPSWLAQAKALAEKVEHHLKEEERTFFQMAGKLLSDKQKERLAGDYLSAYDEMKQAS, encoded by the coding sequence ATGACGATTTTCGAAGCCCTACGCATCAGCCACGACATCCAGCGCGACCTGGCGCAGAAACTGGTCGCCACCCGTGGCGACAGTGCCGAGCGCCACGCCTTGTTCTCTCAGCTCAAGCAGGAGCTGGCCGTGCATTCGGTGGCCGAAGAGCGGCATTTCTACATCACCCTGATGCAGCAGGACGCAGGTGTCGACCTGTCGCGCCATGCAATTGCCGAGCATCACGAGATGGACGAAATGATCGAAGATCTGGAGGAGACCGACCCCAGCAGTCCGAGCTGGCTGGCGCAAGCCAAAGCGCTGGCGGAGAAGGTCGAGCATCATCTCAAGGAAGAGGAGCGCACCTTCTTTCAGATGGCCGGGAAGCTGCTCAGCGACAAGCAGAAAGAGCGCTTGGCCGGTGATTACCTGAGTGCCTACGACGAGATGAAGCAGGCCTCCTGA
- a CDS encoding DksA/TraR family C4-type zinc finger protein, which translates to MASGWANDDAVQEQIDSSIEDAVARARSQLPKGESLRHCEECDAVIPEARRQAIPGVRLCVNCQAEHDRENAAFTGYNRRGSKDSQLR; encoded by the coding sequence ATGGCCAGCGGTTGGGCGAACGACGACGCGGTACAGGAGCAGATCGACAGCAGCATCGAGGACGCCGTCGCGCGTGCTCGTAGCCAGTTGCCGAAAGGTGAGAGCCTGCGTCACTGCGAGGAGTGCGATGCTGTCATTCCCGAGGCGCGTCGCCAGGCCATTCCCGGCGTGCGCCTGTGCGTCAACTGTCAGGCCGAGCACGACCGGGAGAATGCTGCTTTCACCGGATACAACCGTCGCGGTAGCAAGGACAGCCAATTGCGTTGA
- a CDS encoding oxaloacetate decarboxylase — protein MPILQRASHHELRSAFRALLASNRCYHTASVFDPMSARIAADLDFEVGILGGSVASLQVLGAPDFALITLSEFVEQAARIGRVARLPVIADADHGYGNALNVMRTVVELERAGVAALTIEDTLLPAQFGRKSTDLISIEEGVGKILAALEARVDPDLAIIARTHAGVLEVDEVIRRTRAYEAAGADGICLVGVKDFAHLEQIAEGLKVPLMLVTYGNPELRDNERLARLGVRIVVNGHAAYFAAIKATYDCLREQRGAQPCDLNATELTHKYTMPEDYILWAKEFMEVRE, from the coding sequence ATGCCCATCCTTCAACGTGCATCCCATCATGAGTTGCGCAGTGCCTTTCGTGCTCTGCTGGCTTCCAACCGCTGTTATCACACCGCTTCGGTTTTCGACCCGATGTCGGCCCGCATCGCTGCCGATCTCGACTTCGAGGTCGGCATCCTCGGGGGCTCCGTCGCTTCCCTGCAGGTGCTCGGTGCGCCTGATTTCGCCCTGATCACCCTGAGCGAGTTCGTCGAGCAGGCCGCGCGCATTGGCCGCGTGGCGCGTCTGCCGGTGATCGCCGATGCCGACCACGGCTACGGCAACGCGCTCAACGTGATGCGCACCGTGGTCGAGCTGGAACGCGCCGGCGTCGCCGCACTGACCATCGAAGATACGTTGCTGCCAGCACAATTCGGCCGCAAGTCCACCGACCTGATCTCCATCGAGGAAGGCGTCGGCAAGATCCTCGCTGCGCTGGAAGCACGCGTCGATCCGGATCTGGCGATCATCGCCCGTACCCATGCCGGCGTGCTTGAGGTGGATGAAGTGATCCGCCGCACCCGTGCCTACGAGGCTGCTGGTGCCGATGGCATCTGCCTGGTCGGGGTCAAGGACTTCGCCCACCTGGAGCAGATCGCCGAAGGCCTCAAGGTGCCGCTGATGCTGGTCACCTACGGTAACCCGGAGCTGCGCGACAACGAGCGCCTGGCGCGCCTGGGCGTGCGTATCGTGGTCAACGGTCATGCCGCCTATTTCGCTGCGATCAAGGCCACCTACGACTGCCTGCGCGAGCAGCGCGGCGCTCAGCCGTGCGACCTCAATGCCACCGAGCTGACCCACAAGTACACCATGCCCGAGGATTACATTCTCTGGGCCAAGGAGTTCATGGAAGTCCGCGAATAG
- a CDS encoding type II secretion system F family protein, with translation MPRTPPSLDLASRARFFEHLCVMERAGVPVEQALASIQLGARHEQALRRLRQSVAAGRDLASSGQLSGVFTPLETALLRAGQEAGNLALIHEQLAQRYAVQARQTSELKARLLMPAGVLILALMVEPLPALVGGALGLGGYLAAVLLPLFCLLIVYVATRGLWRRWQLRRGAEPGWIDDLLLSLPLLGSLQRRADLRNFCDSLGLLLEAGMPVLDALPRACSTLSNPRLRRDFANLAPRVAAGQSLTRAFDALPLPGKAMLVAVLNTGEATGRPGEALLRFARIQAQQLAASQQLLATWLPRLFYLAVAGWMAHSLLTGAGFFPMLPEGLAGR, from the coding sequence ATGCCTCGCACGCCACCCTCACTCGATCTTGCCAGCCGCGCCCGCTTCTTCGAGCACCTGTGCGTGATGGAGCGGGCAGGTGTGCCGGTGGAGCAGGCATTGGCCAGTATTCAGTTGGGGGCTCGTCACGAGCAGGCACTCAGGCGCTTGCGGCAGTCGGTGGCAGCGGGGCGTGACCTGGCGAGTTCTGGCCAGTTGAGTGGCGTATTCACGCCACTGGAAACCGCCCTGCTGCGCGCAGGCCAGGAGGCCGGAAACCTGGCACTCATACACGAGCAATTGGCGCAGCGATACGCTGTCCAAGCACGGCAAACCAGTGAACTCAAGGCGCGCTTGCTGATGCCGGCTGGCGTGCTGATTCTGGCGCTGATGGTCGAACCGCTCCCGGCGCTGGTCGGTGGTGCGCTTGGGTTGGGTGGATACCTGGCTGCTGTGCTGCTGCCGTTGTTCTGCCTGCTGATCGTGTATGTCGCTACCCGTGGTCTGTGGCGTCGCTGGCAGTTGCGGCGGGGTGCCGAACCAGGGTGGATCGATGATCTGCTGCTGTCCCTGCCGCTACTCGGCAGCCTGCAGCGCCGTGCGGATCTGCGCAATTTCTGCGACAGTCTGGGGTTGTTGCTGGAGGCGGGCATGCCGGTGCTCGATGCGTTGCCGCGCGCTTGCAGTACCTTGAGCAACCCTCGTCTGCGGCGGGATTTCGCCAATCTGGCGCCGCGGGTCGCCGCCGGACAGTCACTGACGCGTGCCTTCGATGCCCTGCCTCTGCCGGGGAAAGCCATGCTCGTCGCGGTTCTCAATACCGGTGAGGCGACCGGCCGACCAGGAGAGGCGCTGCTACGTTTCGCCCGGATACAGGCGCAGCAGCTGGCCGCGAGCCAGCAACTGCTGGCGACCTGGCTGCCGCGCCTATTCTACCTGGCGGTAGCCGGGTGGATGGCGCATAGCCTGCTCACAGGGGCTGGGTTCTTTCCCATGCTGCCCGAGGGGCTGGCTGGCCGATAA
- a CDS encoding ABC transporter substrate-binding protein produces MKHQVLCSLLSCWLVALCPPVLAELRLFTEAAPPMSFMRDGELSGLSVEVVRALLARTGDSASIELLPWTRAMHLVQQQADTALFSTVRTPEREGKFQWVGPIVVGTTSFYSLKSHGLSIDSMAQAAATGPLALPKQWYTFEILGAHGFDNLYGVPSSKQMMTMLKHGRVQLIATEDLTLAGELASVGLRPADVTAHLPFMRSAYYIAFSLPTSAERVARWQQALRQIHEDGSLAAILQRWLPQAELPPLQP; encoded by the coding sequence ATGAAGCATCAGGTGCTGTGCTCGTTGTTGTCCTGCTGGCTGGTCGCGCTGTGTCCGCCGGTGCTGGCCGAGTTGCGCCTGTTCACCGAAGCAGCACCGCCCATGAGTTTCATGCGCGATGGTGAACTGAGCGGTCTGTCGGTGGAGGTCGTCAGAGCCCTGCTGGCGCGAACCGGTGACAGCGCCAGTATCGAGTTGCTGCCCTGGACGCGCGCAATGCATCTGGTTCAACAGCAGGCCGACACGGCTTTGTTTTCCACCGTGCGTACGCCGGAGCGTGAAGGAAAATTCCAATGGGTGGGGCCCATCGTGGTTGGCACTACCAGCTTCTACTCGCTGAAATCTCACGGTCTGAGTATCGATAGCATGGCGCAGGCAGCTGCCACCGGGCCGCTGGCGCTGCCCAAACAGTGGTATACCTTCGAGATTCTTGGCGCCCATGGATTCGACAATCTCTACGGTGTGCCCAGCTCCAAGCAGATGATGACCATGCTCAAGCATGGTCGGGTGCAACTGATTGCCACCGAAGATCTGACGCTGGCCGGCGAGTTGGCCAGTGTCGGATTGAGGCCCGCCGATGTCACCGCGCACTTGCCGTTCATGCGTTCGGCCTATTACATCGCCTTCTCGCTGCCCACTTCGGCCGAGCGGGTCGCGCGCTGGCAACAGGCGTTACGGCAGATACACGAGGACGGCAGCCTGGCTGCCATTCTCCAGCGCTGGCTACCGCAAGCCGAATTGCCGCCGCTGCAGCCGTAG
- a CDS encoding substrate-binding periplasmic protein gives MCWAGVLWLLCSLSMTLCASELRLYTEDYRPLSYFEEGKPGGMAVAVVDELIRRTGESARIEMVPWTRGYHQVRQQADTALFATVRTPPREALFQWVGPITRGQTRFYSLKDSAVSIGSLEELRQVGVLAVPKQWYSYELLAEQGLDNLYGVPTPQDMLRMFRHGRVKLLLADTLMLDGMLAEQGMRAEQLQEQFDLMPSDSYIAFSPQTDPERVARWQQALQQMRQDGSLERLYRYWFPTADEQTIADLLNVD, from the coding sequence ATGTGCTGGGCCGGTGTTCTGTGGCTGCTTTGCAGCCTGAGCATGACCCTGTGCGCCAGCGAGTTGCGCCTGTATACCGAAGACTACCGACCATTGAGCTACTTCGAAGAGGGCAAGCCGGGCGGCATGGCTGTGGCAGTGGTCGACGAGCTGATCCGGCGTACGGGCGAGTCCGCACGTATTGAAATGGTGCCCTGGACGCGTGGCTATCATCAGGTGCGCCAGCAAGCCGATACGGCACTGTTCGCTACCGTGCGCACGCCACCGCGCGAGGCTTTGTTCCAGTGGGTCGGGCCGATTACACGCGGTCAGACGCGTTTCTATAGCCTCAAGGATTCTGCTGTCAGCATCGGCAGTCTGGAGGAGCTGCGGCAGGTCGGGGTTCTGGCGGTGCCCAAGCAGTGGTACAGCTACGAGTTGCTGGCCGAGCAGGGGCTGGACAATCTCTATGGTGTACCGACTCCGCAGGACATGCTGCGCATGTTCCGCCATGGCCGGGTCAAGCTGCTGCTCGCCGACACCCTGATGCTTGACGGCATGCTGGCGGAACAGGGCATGCGCGCCGAGCAGCTGCAGGAGCAGTTCGACCTGATGCCCAGTGATTCCTATATCGCCTTCTCCCCCCAGACCGACCCCGAGCGCGTGGCGCGCTGGCAGCAGGCATTGCAGCAGATGCGTCAGGACGGCAGCCTGGAGCGACTTTATCGGTACTGGTTTCCGACTGCCGACGAGCAGACCATTGCTGATTTGCTCAATGTCGATTGA
- a CDS encoding substrate-binding domain-containing protein has product MPRVISFFCLLLGVAALTPVPGWARDCVGLVPAGASAFWTELEAGARRAVETLELDLYTRGPSQEGSVEVQLQLIERVVARGCKALVIAPAGEAIAGRVAALREQGIATVYVDRDIGGEGAYALVATDNFLAGQLAAMQLAELLGGQGRVALLRLRQNLHSTQERERGFLMAAEAAGLQVVLDAYLGDDRQSIADALGERLSQLDGLFSPNGTSTRATLAALRQLGKAGQLKFVGFDGGDLLFEALQEGQIQALLLQQPQAMGEQAVRLAYRALRGEPAASRFELLLEPKVLQGTDQAGHAVPERSW; this is encoded by the coding sequence ATGCCAAGAGTCATCTCCTTTTTCTGCCTGCTGTTGGGCGTGGCTGCACTGACACCAGTGCCGGGCTGGGCGCGTGACTGTGTCGGCCTGGTGCCGGCTGGCGCTTCGGCGTTCTGGACTGAACTGGAGGCTGGTGCGCGCCGGGCTGTGGAAACGCTCGAGTTGGATCTATACACCCGTGGCCCCAGCCAGGAGGGTAGCGTCGAGGTTCAGTTGCAACTGATCGAGCGGGTCGTCGCGCGTGGTTGCAAGGCGCTGGTCATCGCGCCAGCCGGTGAGGCTATTGCGGGGCGAGTCGCCGCGTTGCGCGAGCAGGGTATCGCCACGGTTTACGTTGACCGTGATATCGGCGGTGAAGGGGCCTACGCCCTGGTGGCTACCGACAACTTCCTCGCCGGGCAACTGGCCGCAATGCAGTTGGCAGAACTGCTGGGTGGTCAGGGCCGGGTCGCCTTGTTGCGTCTGCGGCAGAATCTGCACTCGACGCAAGAGCGCGAGCGTGGATTTCTCATGGCGGCAGAGGCTGCTGGTTTGCAGGTGGTATTGGATGCCTACCTGGGCGATGACCGGCAGAGCATTGCCGATGCTCTCGGTGAGCGGCTATCGCAGCTCGATGGTCTGTTCAGCCCCAACGGCACCAGCACCCGCGCTACGCTGGCAGCCTTGCGCCAACTGGGCAAGGCTGGACAACTGAAATTTGTCGGCTTCGATGGCGGTGACCTGTTATTCGAAGCGCTGCAGGAGGGGCAGATTCAGGCTCTGTTGCTGCAGCAACCACAGGCCATGGGTGAACAGGCGGTGCGCCTGGCCTACAGGGCCTTGCGCGGTGAGCCCGCGGCCTCGCGTTTTGAATTGCTGTTGGAGCCGAAGGTGTTGCAAGGCACGGATCAGGCAGGGCACGCCGTGCCAGAGCGGTCTTGGTGA
- a CDS encoding VC0807 family protein, which translates to MTATTDSRTPTHKPRPLIDLAISILIPSFILMKLSGEHRLGADGALILALAFPLAWGAFELIKYRKFNFIALLGLISVALTGGIGLLKLDTQWLAVKEALIPGLIGIAVLVSTRTRYPLIRTLLFNKSVLNVDKIHERLEQGGHVEHFETRLMRATYWLSGTFFFSSFMNYVLAKWIVISPAGTEAFNDELGRMTLLSYPMIAIPSMIMLMTIFYYLWKTINGLTGLSLEEIMANPQERQS; encoded by the coding sequence ATGACCGCCACTACAGACAGCCGTACCCCGACGCACAAGCCCCGCCCTCTGATCGATCTGGCCATCAGCATCCTGATTCCCTCCTTCATCCTGATGAAGCTCAGTGGCGAGCACCGCCTGGGGGCCGACGGCGCGCTGATCCTGGCACTGGCCTTCCCCCTGGCCTGGGGCGCGTTCGAATTGATCAAGTACCGCAAGTTCAACTTCATCGCACTGCTCGGCCTGATCAGCGTCGCGCTGACCGGCGGTATCGGTCTGCTCAAACTCGATACCCAGTGGCTGGCCGTCAAGGAAGCACTGATCCCCGGCCTGATCGGCATCGCCGTGCTGGTCTCGACTCGAACCCGTTATCCGCTGATTCGTACTTTGCTGTTCAACAAATCGGTGCTCAATGTCGACAAGATTCACGAACGTCTGGAACAGGGCGGCCATGTCGAGCACTTCGAAACACGGCTGATGCGCGCCACCTACTGGCTCAGCGGCACCTTCTTCTTCTCCTCGTTCATGAACTACGTGCTGGCCAAATGGATCGTGATCAGCCCGGCCGGCACCGAGGCCTTCAACGACGAACTCGGGCGCATGACCTTGCTCAGTTATCCGATGATCGCCATTCCGTCGATGATCATGCTGATGACCATCTTCTACTACCTGTGGAAAACCATTAACGGCCTGACCGGACTCAGCCTGGAAGAGATCATGGCCAATCCCCAGGAACGCCAGTCCTGA
- a CDS encoding YqaA family protein: protein MLATSAYLGLFLSAFFAATLLPLQSEAVLVALLLGGAHATWTLLTVATAGNVLGSWVNWLLGRSLEHYRQRRWFPVSDARLQQAQAWYARYGRWSLLLSWMPVIGDPLTLVAGVMREPLWRFLLIVTLAKAGRYAVLAAITLAWV from the coding sequence ATGCTGGCCACCTCCGCCTACCTGGGCCTGTTCCTTTCCGCGTTCTTCGCCGCCACCCTGCTGCCCCTGCAATCGGAGGCCGTGCTGGTGGCGCTGCTGCTCGGCGGCGCTCATGCCACCTGGACGCTGCTCACGGTCGCCACCGCCGGCAACGTACTGGGCTCCTGGGTCAATTGGCTGCTCGGGCGCTCCCTCGAACACTATCGTCAGCGTCGTTGGTTTCCTGTCAGCGACGCACGCCTGCAACAGGCGCAGGCCTGGTATGCCCGCTATGGCCGCTGGTCACTGCTGCTAAGCTGGATGCCAGTGATCGGCGATCCGCTGACCCTTGTGGCCGGCGTGATGCGCGAACCCCTATGGCGCTTTCTGCTGATCGTCACCCTGGCCAAGGCCGGACGCTATGCCGTACTGGCCGCAATCACACTGGCCTGGGTGTGA
- a CDS encoding lysylphosphatidylglycerol synthase domain-containing protein, which produces MSVVEAKPKLKRSDLIWSLIGLGAVVLSCFLLYRELRNISLDEIADSLRAISHTNWLLAASATLGAYWALAWYDRIAVAHLGRKISWRFITLCSFTTYALAHNIGASVFSGAVVRYRAYRTKGLTPQEIGILIVFCSFTFALGTIFASGCVLIAQPDLIHRVIDVTPLISMIIGSTLLTLVALYVLGSWRQFKPWTLGKLHVEYPRLPIVGRQLLAGPLELLCAAAIIYFALPADNHPGYLVVLGVFLASFSLALLSHAPGGLGVLEVTFLAALPEIPAADVLAALIVFRVFYLLLPFALSLLVVLGFEWSQWKQKREENIDLPS; this is translated from the coding sequence GTGTCCGTTGTTGAAGCCAAACCCAAACTGAAACGCAGCGATCTGATCTGGTCGCTGATTGGTCTTGGCGCCGTAGTGCTGTCCTGCTTCCTGCTCTACCGCGAATTGCGCAACATCTCCCTCGACGAGATTGCTGACAGCCTGCGCGCGATCAGCCACACCAATTGGTTGCTGGCAGCCAGCGCCACGCTCGGTGCCTATTGGGCACTGGCCTGGTACGACCGCATCGCCGTCGCCCACCTGGGCCGAAAGATTTCCTGGCGCTTCATCACCCTCTGTTCCTTTACCACCTACGCCCTGGCCCACAATATCGGCGCCTCGGTATTTTCCGGTGCTGTGGTGCGCTATCGGGCCTATCGCACCAAAGGACTGACACCGCAGGAAATCGGTATCCTGATCGTGTTCTGCTCCTTCACTTTCGCACTTGGCACCATCTTCGCCAGTGGTTGCGTACTGATCGCCCAACCCGACCTGATCCACCGCGTGATCGACGTCACACCGCTGATTTCCATGATCATCGGTTCGACCCTGCTGACACTGGTCGCCCTCTACGTACTCGGCTCCTGGCGCCAGTTCAAACCCTGGACACTGGGCAAGCTGCACGTTGAATACCCACGCCTGCCCATCGTTGGCCGCCAGTTGCTGGCAGGCCCGCTGGAGCTGCTGTGCGCTGCGGCGATCATCTATTTCGCCCTGCCGGCCGATAATCATCCGGGCTACCTGGTGGTGCTCGGCGTGTTCCTCGCCTCCTTCTCCCTGGCTCTGCTGTCACATGCGCCAGGAGGTCTTGGCGTACTGGAAGTGACCTTCCTCGCCGCCCTGCCGGAAATTCCCGCAGCCGACGTACTCGCCGCACTGATCGTGTTCCGCGTCTTCTACCTGTTGCTGCCCTTCGCCCTGTCGTTGCTGGTGGTACTGGGCTTTGAGTGGTCGCAGTGGAAACAGAAGCGCGAAGAGAACATCGACCTACCATCCTGA
- a CDS encoding Hsp70 family protein — protein MSFSTPARACGIDFGTSNSTVGWLRPGEDSLLVLEDGKITLPSVIFFNTEERRPVYGRLALHEYLEGYEGRLMRSLKSLLGSKLLKSETTVLGSALPFKDLLGFFIGELKKRAEAQAERPFEEVVLGRPVFFVDDDPVADQEAQNTLVAVAHKLGFKDVSFQYEPIAAAFDYESGLDREELVLIVDIGGGTSDFSLVRLAPERHHLAERQGDILATGGVHIGGTDFDKQLSLAGVMPLFGYGSRMKSDAFMPTSYHLNLATWHTINALYAQKTQLALQNMRYDIVDATGIDRLFGLIEQRAGHWLAMQVEESKIALSEQDARPIDLSRVEPGLVAELTRPLFENAIEPLLERIRASLNQLLADAGISADQVDTLFFTGGSSGVPALRQSVAAMLPNARSVEGNTFGSIGSGLAIEAKKRYG, from the coding sequence ATGTCCTTTTCCACTCCCGCCCGCGCCTGCGGCATCGACTTCGGTACCTCCAACTCCACCGTTGGCTGGTTGCGCCCCGGCGAGGACAGTCTGCTGGTACTCGAAGACGGCAAGATCACCCTGCCCTCGGTGATCTTCTTCAATACCGAAGAGCGCCGCCCGGTCTATGGTCGTCTGGCCCTGCACGAGTATCTGGAAGGCTACGAAGGCCGCCTGATGCGCTCGCTGAAAAGCCTGCTGGGCTCCAAGCTACTGAAGAGCGAGACCACCGTGCTGGGCAGCGCCCTGCCGTTCAAGGATCTGCTCGGTTTCTTCATCGGCGAGTTGAAGAAGCGCGCCGAGGCCCAGGCCGAACGGCCCTTCGAGGAAGTGGTACTGGGCCGCCCGGTATTCTTCGTCGATGATGACCCGGTGGCCGATCAGGAGGCGCAGAACACCCTGGTGGCCGTCGCACACAAGCTTGGTTTCAAGGACGTATCGTTCCAGTACGAACCCATCGCCGCGGCCTTCGACTACGAGTCGGGGCTGGATCGCGAGGAGCTGGTGCTGATCGTCGACATCGGCGGCGGTACCTCGGACTTCTCCCTGGTGCGCCTGGCGCCTGAGCGCCATCACTTGGCCGAGCGCCAGGGCGATATTCTCGCCACCGGCGGCGTACACATCGGCGGTACCGACTTCGACAAGCAGTTGTCGCTGGCAGGAGTGATGCCGCTGTTCGGCTACGGCAGCCGGATGAAGAGCGACGCCTTCATGCCCACCAGCTACCACCTCAACCTGGCTACCTGGCACACCATCAACGCGCTCTACGCGCAGAAGACCCAGCTCGCCCTGCAGAACATGCGTTACGACATCGTCGACGCCACCGGCATCGACCGCCTGTTCGGTTTGATCGAACAGCGCGCCGGGCATTGGCTGGCGATGCAGGTGGAAGAAAGCAAGATCGCCCTCAGTGAACAGGACGCACGCCCGATTGATCTGTCGCGCGTCGAACCGGGCCTGGTCGCCGAGCTGACCCGCCCCCTGTTCGAGAACGCCATCGAGCCACTGCTGGAACGCATCCGCGCCAGCCTGAATCAGCTACTGGCCGATGCCGGTATCAGTGCCGACCAGGTCGACACCCTGTTCTTCACCGGCGGGTCCAGCGGCGTACCCGCGCTGCGCCAGAGCGTGGCGGCCATGCTGCCGAATGCCCGCAGCGTGGAAGGCAACACCTTCGGCAGTATTGGCAGCGGTCTGGCCATCGAAGCCAAGAAGCGCTACGGCTGA